From Variimorphobacter saccharofermentans, one genomic window encodes:
- a CDS encoding phosphoribosylformylglycinamidine synthase: protein MNTVKRIYVEKKAPYAVRANELRSELRSYLGIKGLEGVRLLIRYDIENISEDTYTKALGTVFSEPPLDFLYEERFDCGSSDRIFTVEYLPGQFDQRADSAEQCVKLLNEKEEPVIRSATTYVLSGTITDEEFEKIKGYCINPVDSREADEAKPETLVNEYEEPEDVIILEGFTNMQEEEFKSLYTSLNLAMTFQDFKHIQNYFKKEEQRDPSMTEIRVLDTYWSDHCRHTTFLTELTQIQFEEGYYTEPIKAAYASYLNERDKLYKDRNDKYISLMDIALLGMKKLKADGKLEDMEVSDEINACSIVVPVEIDGKTEEWLVFFKNETHNHPTEIEPFGGAATCLGGAIRDPLSGRGYVYQAMRVTGAADPTVSLKDTLKGKLAQRKICTGAAAGYSSYGNQIGLSTGLVDEVYHPNYVAKRLEIGAVMGAAPRKNVIRENSDPGDIIILMGGRTGRDGCGGATGSSKSHTTESINTCGAEVQKGNPPTERKLQRLFRREEVSKLIKKCNDFGAGGVSVAIGELAAGLRIDLDRVPKKYAGLDGTELAISESQERMAIVVDPKDVDMMLSFAEEENLEAVVVAEVTESPRLVMSWRGKEIVNISRAFLDTNGAHQEATAYVTMPDRNKNYLKSGTLNVGVDLKDRWLKSLSALNVCSKKGLVEMFDSSIGAATVTMPYGGKYQLSPIQTMTAKLPVLRGQCDTVTMMSYGFDPYLSSWSPFHGSIYAVIASVAKIVAAGGDYSKIRFTFQEFFRRLGNDPKRWGEPLVALLGAYDAQIKLGLPSIGGKDSMSGSFNDIDVPPTLVSFAVDIAKTQDVITTELKKPGNVLVKFTMKTDAYDLPDYEQAKNIYRKINSLMRKGKIVTAFALGFGGIAEAVSKMAFGNKLGVTLTEQLGEADLFLPGYGSILVEMSAEDADNLKEYGFDPEEYSRIGVVTDEDAFVINNVRIPMKEALDAWMGTLEKVYPTRSQVEEATLETKLYDAKKIYVAKNKVAKPRVFIPVFPGTNCEYDTLKAFENAGAEVDTIVFKNLTADNIRESVAAFTEGIRNAQILMFPGGFSAGDEPDGSGKFIATAFRNESIKDAVNDLLQKRDGLALGICNGFQALIKLGLVPYGEITPQKEDSPTLATNSIGRHVSKSVYTKVVTNKSPWLMKAELGGIYSIPASHGEGRFAASEEWIKKLFDNGQVATQYVDIDGNPTMDEDFNPNGSYYAIEGIASPDGRVLGKMTHSERRGDSVAINITGNQNQYIFESGVEYFK, encoded by the coding sequence ATGAATACGGTCAAACGAATTTATGTGGAAAAGAAAGCACCATATGCAGTAAGAGCAAATGAGTTAAGGTCCGAGCTTAGAAGTTATCTAGGGATTAAAGGGTTGGAAGGAGTTCGCCTCCTAATTCGTTATGATATTGAAAATATAAGTGAGGATACCTATACAAAGGCGCTTGGTACGGTGTTTTCAGAGCCACCCTTGGATTTTCTATACGAGGAACGCTTTGACTGCGGAAGCAGTGACCGAATCTTCACCGTGGAATATCTGCCGGGACAATTTGATCAGAGAGCGGATTCAGCGGAGCAGTGTGTAAAACTGTTAAACGAAAAGGAAGAACCGGTAATTCGTTCTGCTACTACCTATGTTCTATCCGGTACTATTACCGATGAAGAATTTGAGAAAATAAAAGGATACTGCATCAATCCGGTGGACTCCCGTGAGGCAGACGAAGCAAAGCCAGAGACCTTGGTGAATGAATATGAAGAGCCGGAGGATGTTATAATTCTCGAAGGTTTTACCAATATGCAGGAAGAGGAGTTCAAATCCTTATATACATCCCTTAATCTGGCTATGACCTTTCAGGATTTTAAGCATATACAGAATTACTTTAAGAAGGAAGAGCAACGTGATCCTTCCATGACAGAAATCCGCGTATTGGATACGTATTGGTCGGATCACTGTAGACATACAACATTTTTAACTGAGCTTACACAGATTCAATTTGAGGAAGGCTATTATACAGAACCCATTAAGGCAGCGTATGCCAGCTATCTGAATGAACGAGATAAGCTTTATAAGGACAGAAATGATAAGTACATTTCACTAATGGATATAGCTCTTCTTGGTATGAAGAAATTAAAGGCAGATGGAAAACTGGAGGATATGGAGGTCTCCGATGAGATTAACGCATGCTCCATTGTAGTGCCGGTAGAAATTGACGGCAAGACAGAAGAATGGCTGGTGTTCTTTAAAAACGAAACACATAACCATCCCACTGAAATTGAACCCTTTGGTGGAGCTGCTACCTGCTTAGGTGGAGCGATCCGTGATCCGTTATCCGGCAGAGGATATGTATATCAGGCTATGAGAGTAACGGGAGCGGCTGATCCGACGGTATCCCTGAAGGATACTTTGAAAGGAAAGCTTGCACAGAGAAAGATCTGTACTGGTGCAGCAGCGGGCTATAGCTCCTATGGTAATCAGATTGGTCTTTCTACAGGTTTGGTTGATGAGGTATATCATCCGAATTATGTGGCAAAAAGACTGGAAATTGGTGCAGTTATGGGTGCCGCACCTAGAAAGAATGTAATTCGTGAGAACTCCGATCCGGGAGATATTATTATACTGATGGGTGGAAGAACCGGACGTGATGGTTGCGGTGGAGCAACCGGATCCTCTAAGAGCCATACCACCGAATCTATCAATACCTGCGGTGCTGAAGTTCAGAAGGGTAATCCGCCTACAGAGCGAAAACTGCAACGTCTATTCCGTAGAGAAGAGGTTAGTAAGCTAATTAAAAAATGTAACGATTTCGGAGCAGGTGGTGTGTCGGTAGCCATTGGTGAACTGGCAGCAGGACTTCGAATTGATTTGGACCGTGTTCCCAAAAAATATGCAGGACTTGACGGTACAGAGTTGGCAATTTCAGAATCCCAGGAAAGAATGGCAATTGTTGTTGATCCAAAGGACGTAGACATGATGCTTTCCTTTGCAGAAGAGGAAAACCTGGAAGCTGTCGTAGTAGCAGAGGTTACTGAATCCCCAAGACTTGTGATGAGCTGGAGAGGAAAAGAGATTGTGAATATCTCCAGAGCCTTCCTGGATACCAATGGTGCTCATCAAGAAGCAACTGCATATGTTACGATGCCTGATAGAAACAAGAACTATCTGAAGTCAGGAACTCTGAATGTAGGAGTTGATTTGAAGGATAGATGGCTGAAGTCATTATCCGCTTTAAATGTCTGCTCGAAAAAAGGGTTGGTTGAGATGTTTGACAGTTCCATCGGAGCAGCAACGGTAACCATGCCTTACGGAGGAAAATATCAGTTATCTCCGATTCAGACAATGACAGCTAAACTGCCTGTATTACGTGGCCAATGTGATACCGTAACAATGATGAGTTATGGCTTTGATCCATATTTATCAAGCTGGTCACCCTTCCATGGATCCATATATGCGGTAATTGCTTCCGTTGCAAAGATTGTGGCAGCAGGTGGTGATTATTCGAAGATACGTTTCACCTTCCAGGAATTCTTCCGAAGACTTGGAAATGATCCGAAGCGTTGGGGTGAACCGCTGGTCGCTTTACTTGGAGCTTACGATGCTCAGATAAAATTGGGATTACCCTCCATTGGCGGAAAGGACAGTATGTCCGGAAGCTTTAATGATATTGATGTTCCGCCGACTCTGGTATCCTTTGCAGTGGATATTGCAAAGACTCAGGATGTGATTACAACAGAGCTTAAGAAACCAGGTAATGTACTTGTTAAGTTTACTATGAAAACAGATGCTTATGATCTGCCGGATTATGAGCAGGCTAAGAATATCTATAGAAAAATCAATTCACTAATGAGAAAAGGCAAGATAGTAACAGCATTTGCATTAGGCTTTGGTGGTATTGCGGAAGCGGTCAGCAAAATGGCATTTGGTAACAAATTAGGGGTTACTCTGACCGAGCAATTAGGAGAGGCGGATTTATTCTTACCGGGATATGGTTCCATCCTAGTTGAAATGTCTGCTGAAGATGCTGATAATCTAAAGGAGTATGGTTTTGATCCGGAAGAATACAGCCGAATTGGTGTTGTAACTGATGAAGATGCTTTCGTCATAAATAATGTAAGAATTCCTATGAAGGAAGCACTGGATGCATGGATGGGAACCTTAGAGAAGGTATACCCGACTCGTTCACAGGTAGAAGAAGCAACCCTTGAAACAAAGTTGTATGACGCTAAGAAAATATACGTTGCGAAAAATAAAGTGGCAAAACCTCGTGTATTCATACCGGTGTTCCCCGGAACCAATTGTGAATACGATACCCTGAAGGCATTTGAAAATGCCGGAGCAGAAGTAGATACCATTGTATTTAAGAATTTAACGGCGGATAACATTCGAGAATCAGTAGCAGCCTTTACAGAAGGAATTAGAAATGCACAGATTCTGATGTTCCCAGGAGGCTTTTCAGCCGGAGATGAACCGGATGGTTCTGGTAAATTCATTGCTACTGCATTTCGTAATGAAAGTATCAAGGATGCGGTAAATGATTTACTTCAGAAAAGGGATGGACTTGCTCTTGGTATCTGTAATGGCTTTCAGGCTCTGATAAAGCTGGGATTGGTACCTTATGGAGAAATCACTCCGCAGAAGGAAGATTCTCCGACTCTTGCTACCAATAGTATTGGCCGCCATGTATCAAAATCAGTATATACAAAAGTTGTTACAAATAAATCGCCATGGCTTATGAAGGCTGAACTGGGAGGAATTTATTCCATTCCTGCATCACATGGTGAGGGACGTTTTGCAGCTAGTGAGGAATGGATAAAGAAATTATTCGACAACGGACAGGTTGCTACTCAATATGTGGATATTGACGGCAATCCTACCATGGACGAAGATTTCAATCCGAATGGTTCCTATTATGCAATTGAGGGTATCGCAAGCCCGGATGGAAGAGTACTTGGTAAGATGACACATTCCGAGCGACGTGGAGACTCCGTTGCAATTAACATCACCGGTAATCAGAATCAATATATATTTGAATCCGGTGTGGAATATTTTAAATAA
- a CDS encoding ATP-dependent DNA ligase: protein MDLFDEKNIKPMLISEMTEPFNDPDWIYELKLDGIRCIAYLDKDTELRNKRNDRLLPKVPELSNIHQFAKERCILDGELVILRNGVPDFFELQKRALTTNQFKLQLSSENYPACFVAYDILYSKNTRLTDLPLQERKDILTNTITENPKLAISRYIREKGIELFSVAKSQHLEGVVAKKLSSKYYFDKRTKDWIKFKYLADQDFVVCGYIAKEKGVTSIVLGQYQGSDLIYKGHVTFGVKYGELRKLETIDHSPFPVTPPGNENAVWLKPELVCVVQYMPNEKGSLRQPVLKGFRDDKKPIDCQVSDKI, encoded by the coding sequence ATGGATTTATTCGATGAAAAGAATATTAAACCAATGCTCATCTCAGAGATGACTGAGCCCTTCAATGATCCTGACTGGATCTATGAACTAAAGTTAGATGGTATTCGCTGTATCGCATATCTGGACAAGGATACGGAACTGCGTAACAAGCGGAATGACCGACTTCTGCCTAAGGTACCGGAACTTAGCAATATTCATCAATTTGCTAAGGAGCGTTGTATTTTAGACGGCGAGCTTGTCATACTGCGAAATGGAGTACCTGATTTTTTTGAATTACAAAAACGTGCTTTAACCACCAATCAGTTTAAGCTCCAATTATCCTCCGAGAATTACCCCGCCTGCTTCGTTGCCTATGATATTCTATACAGTAAGAATACCCGGCTTACCGATTTGCCCCTTCAGGAACGGAAGGATATCCTGACTAATACGATTACAGAGAATCCGAAACTGGCCATAAGCCGCTATATCAGGGAGAAGGGGATAGAACTATTCTCGGTGGCAAAAAGCCAGCACCTGGAGGGTGTGGTAGCAAAAAAATTAAGTAGTAAATATTATTTTGATAAAAGAACAAAGGACTGGATCAAATTTAAGTATCTGGCTGATCAGGATTTTGTTGTATGTGGCTATATAGCGAAAGAAAAGGGCGTGACCAGTATCGTTCTGGGACAGTACCAGGGTTCTGACTTAATCTATAAGGGACATGTGACCTTTGGTGTAAAATATGGTGAACTACGAAAGCTTGAAACAATAGACCATTCTCCCTTCCCAGTCACGCCACCTGGTAATGAGAATGCTGTATGGCTAAAGCCTGAATTGGTCTGTGTCGTTCAATACATGCCTAATGAGAAGGGGAGCCTGCGGCAACCCGTATTGAAAGGATTTCGGGATGATAAAAAGCCCATCGATTGTCAGGTATCAGATAAAATTTAA
- the ku gene encoding non-homologous end joining protein Ku translates to MGVSHKGAISLGLLYIPVGLYTTTRDNDVKFNQLCKDTKERVKYKKYCPSCNKEVKQDEIIKGYEYENDKYVIMTEEELEKIKTKKDKTIHILQFVKLSEIDQIYYEKNYYAIPEAGAEKAFELLRSAMLNEQKVALAKTVIGTKENLIVLYPTSEGMIAKTLFYHDEIVPVPKQIPPVQLSDAEITMAKTLIDTMTGTFDATAYKDEYQERLRDAIMQKIHGEDIVAVDTSAPNNVIDLMEALQRTLAMSNNQKLSGTA, encoded by the coding sequence ATGGGTGTATCACACAAGGGTGCTATTTCCTTGGGACTGCTTTATATTCCCGTTGGTTTATATACTACTACCAGGGATAATGATGTCAAATTCAATCAACTATGCAAGGATACGAAAGAGCGTGTGAAATATAAAAAATACTGTCCCAGCTGCAATAAGGAAGTAAAACAGGATGAAATTATTAAAGGATATGAGTACGAAAATGACAAGTATGTGATTATGACCGAGGAAGAGCTGGAGAAAATCAAGACGAAAAAAGATAAAACCATTCATATTCTCCAATTTGTCAAGCTATCCGAAATCGACCAGATTTATTATGAGAAAAATTATTATGCCATTCCAGAGGCTGGTGCAGAGAAAGCATTCGAGCTGCTTCGAAGCGCTATGCTAAATGAGCAAAAAGTTGCTCTTGCAAAAACCGTCATCGGTACGAAGGAAAATCTTATCGTTCTTTATCCGACATCGGAAGGAATGATCGCAAAGACACTTTTCTATCATGATGAGATCGTACCTGTTCCGAAGCAAATTCCCCCTGTGCAACTAAGTGACGCTGAGATCACTATGGCAAAGACTCTGATTGATACAATGACAGGTACTTTTGATGCTACTGCATATAAGGACGAATATCAAGAACGTCTGCGAGATGCCATCATGCAGAAAATCCATGGAGAGGACATTGTGGCTGTGGATACTTCAGCTCCGAATAATGTCATTGATCTTATGGAGGCTTTACAGCGTACACTTGCTATGTCTAATAATCAGAAGCTGAGTGGTACCGCCTGA
- a CDS encoding LiaI-LiaF-like domain-containing protein, translating into MTKVHRVGTITLGGMLVVFGILFLLRIFIPALSYDIIFKLWPVVFIFLGLEILIANFSQKEDKLVYDKTAFALIIILSFFAMGMAFTDLCITYAQSHVRVVW; encoded by the coding sequence ATGACAAAAGTTCATCGGGTAGGAACCATTACGCTAGGTGGAATGCTGGTCGTCTTTGGTATATTATTTCTCCTTCGCATTTTCATACCGGCATTATCCTACGATATTATTTTTAAATTATGGCCTGTTGTATTTATATTTTTAGGATTGGAAATCTTAATAGCTAATTTCTCACAGAAGGAAGACAAACTCGTCTATGATAAAACAGCATTTGCATTGATTATTATCCTATCCTTCTTTGCTATGGGAATGGCTTTTACTGATTTATGTATCACTTATGCCCAGTCCCATGTTAGGGTTGTGTGGTAA
- a CDS encoding RNA polymerase sigma factor encodes MSNEQYYEYLIDKYQNLVFSICYKIVRNYFDAEDLAQETFLSAYKHLPTFDRQYEKAWLSRIATNKCLDFIKKSDRQSIPTEEEYFLAQKGRDPSPEENVLELEVKNQLSMQCNSLKPPYREIALDYFLKELTASEIAANTGKNLKTVQTQIYRAKAMLQKKYKKGAILNE; translated from the coding sequence ATTAGTAATGAGCAATATTATGAATATTTAATCGATAAATATCAGAACTTAGTTTTCTCAATTTGTTATAAGATTGTAAGGAACTACTTTGATGCTGAAGATTTAGCTCAGGAAACCTTTCTTTCCGCCTATAAGCACTTACCCACCTTTGACCGGCAATACGAAAAAGCATGGCTCAGCCGGATTGCTACAAATAAATGTTTAGATTTCATAAAGAAGTCAGACCGTCAAAGTATTCCCACCGAAGAAGAATATTTTCTTGCCCAGAAGGGCAGGGATCCCTCTCCAGAAGAAAACGTCCTGGAACTTGAAGTGAAGAATCAGCTATCCATGCAATGCAATTCTTTAAAACCTCCTTACCGTGAAATCGCACTTGATTATTTTCTTAAAGAATTAACGGCAAGTGAGATTGCAGCAAATACCGGTAAGAACTTAAAAACTGTACAAACACAGATATACCGGGCTAAAGCAATGCTACAGAAAAAGTATAAGAAAGGAGCTATATTGAATGAATGA
- a CDS encoding GntR family transcriptional regulator, with product MNILISNSSDKPIYEQITSQIKQMIMNGELEAGSILPSMRMLAKELRISVITTKRAYEDLERDGFIYTVVGKGSFVAEKNVEFVREEQLRIVEEHLGKAVAGAKAGGIELEELQEIIRMIYEEEA from the coding sequence ATGAATATTTTAATCAGCAATTCCAGCGACAAACCGATATATGAGCAAATCACATCACAGATTAAGCAAATGATTATGAATGGCGAGTTGGAGGCTGGATCCATACTTCCCTCCATGAGAATGCTTGCAAAGGAATTGCGTATCAGTGTAATCACAACAAAAAGGGCATATGAGGATCTTGAGAGAGATGGCTTTATTTATACGGTAGTTGGCAAAGGAAGCTTTGTGGCAGAGAAAAACGTGGAGTTTGTGAGGGAGGAGCAATTACGTATAGTGGAAGAACACTTAGGAAAAGCAGTTGCCGGAGCTAAGGCCGGTGGAATTGAACTGGAAGAATTACAGGAAATAATCCGTATGATTTATGAGGAGGAGGCTTAA
- a CDS encoding ABC transporter ATP-binding protein, translating into MAISNVNAIEIKQLTKRYSDFTLDGIDLCVPQGSIMGFVGENGAGKTTTIKAIMNLIHMDGGEITVLGTDHLKLSRNDKASIGVVFDGSNLHDNLTINNVNLIMKNIYPNWQEKVFMDYMTRFQLPQGKIIKDFSRGMKMKLSIAIALSHKSKLLILDEATSGLDPMVRDEILDIFLEFIQDEEHTILLSSHIISDIEKIADYVTFIHKGKIIFSESKDNLIYQYGVIHCRREDVASLDKSFVVGIRENSFGADVMIRNKEAFQKHYHQHPVDKTSIEEIMLFVSRGKESI; encoded by the coding sequence ATGGCGATTAGCAATGTAAATGCAATTGAAATTAAACAGCTTACAAAGCGCTATAGTGATTTTACCTTGGATGGAATCGATTTATGTGTGCCTCAGGGAAGCATTATGGGCTTTGTAGGAGAGAATGGAGCAGGGAAAACTACAACCATTAAAGCAATAATGAACCTGATCCATATGGATGGAGGGGAGATCACTGTACTCGGAACAGACCATCTGAAGCTATCAAGGAATGACAAGGCCAGTATAGGAGTCGTTTTTGATGGCAGCAATCTGCATGATAACCTAACGATCAATAATGTTAATTTAATTATGAAGAATATCTATCCCAATTGGCAGGAGAAGGTTTTCATGGATTATATGACGAGATTCCAATTGCCACAGGGTAAAATTATCAAGGATTTTTCTCGGGGAATGAAAATGAAGCTGTCCATTGCTATTGCTTTATCTCACAAATCGAAGCTGCTGATTTTAGATGAGGCAACCAGTGGATTGGATCCTATGGTAAGAGATGAAATCCTGGATATCTTTCTGGAATTCATTCAGGATGAGGAGCACACCATATTATTATCATCCCACATTATTAGTGATATAGAAAAGATTGCTGACTATGTAACGTTTATCCATAAGGGAAAGATTATTTTCAGTGAAAGTAAAGATAATCTGATCTATCAATATGGAGTGATTCATTGCCGAAGAGAGGATGTAGCCTCACTCGATAAGAGCTTTGTGGTAGGTATCCGGGAGAATAGCTTTGGAGCGGATGTTATGATCCGCAATAAAGAAGCTTTCCAAAAACACTATCATCAGCATCCGGTAGATAAGACTTCTATTGAGGAAATTATGCTATTTGTCAGCAGGGGAAAGGAGAGTATATAA
- a CDS encoding ABC-2 transporter permease, with translation MLGLILKDIINLKKNVRLFALFFVIYGVVSVYQRDASFFGSIFTMLFAILVLSTFSYDEMAKFDCYALTMPLSRKSIIQSKYLIMLLLTLFGLVVNTIFTLILNTILKTELTMANIQSGLIGVAIVIFFYCIVIPIITKFGIERARIILMFVYFIPFLVGILINQLVKGKSQPPEGLIEVLNTLVKNIYVIVPVVLILSLGLSYYISNRIYEKKEF, from the coding sequence ATGCTGGGATTAATTCTAAAGGATATTATAAATTTAAAGAAAAACGTAAGATTGTTTGCTTTGTTTTTCGTGATTTATGGTGTAGTGTCAGTTTACCAGCGGGACGCCAGCTTTTTCGGAAGTATATTTACCATGCTTTTCGCTATATTGGTATTATCGACTTTCTCGTATGATGAGATGGCGAAATTTGATTGTTATGCATTGACGATGCCACTTTCAAGAAAGAGCATTATTCAGAGTAAATACCTGATTATGCTGCTACTCACCCTGTTTGGGTTGGTTGTTAACACGATATTTACTCTTATATTGAATACCATATTGAAAACGGAACTAACGATGGCGAACATACAGAGTGGATTAATTGGCGTAGCAATTGTAATATTCTTCTACTGTATTGTGATACCGATTATAACAAAGTTCGGAATAGAAAGAGCCCGAATTATACTAATGTTCGTCTACTTCATCCCGTTTTTAGTTGGAATATTGATTAACCAACTGGTGAAAGGGAAATCACAGCCTCCGGAGGGGCTAATAGAAGTACTTAATACTTTGGTGAAAAATATATATGTTATTGTACCGGTAGTATTAATCCTGTCACTTGGCTTATCATACTATATTTCTAACCGGATATATGAGAAGAAAGAATTTTAA
- a CDS encoding ATP-binding cassette domain-containing protein has protein sequence MKEELFRINHGTLTYHNRMLIENINLRVLKSETHGIILDSTEVKNVLIKLLCGELKLSYGKVYIMENLIKDADINKKLRNHVALIDQTRHLIPTLTIYENIYFSQFHILYLNPKHYYKCARNLFEYFNIDIPLDKPVKDLTIYEGVVIELMTAYALERKLIVLSNITNILNSIEVASIFNLIDKLKKKGLSFLVINNIEDMKLRYTDRLTIIKGGNTIGIFDSKQINKDTLYRIFYYDQENTDIQHRYKYNNNSSNEIFSVHNLTDDILKNISFQVHKGEIVRILYTDETSVNRLISVLKGEHTSFVGNILLEGHNFKPMYGYMNYKNDIGFVEEDSIERMLFKNLSAFDNLSYPLSNKVKWFWLKNRYKKSMEIQLQDILDPEKLKHTLSALSPDDQLKIVYCKWLLYNPKLLICVKPFSVADAQNQLTEKLITLLSERGIAILIITSSWPSFSSINGKILYLRNGVLENK, from the coding sequence ATGAAAGAAGAATTGTTCAGAATTAATCACGGAACACTAACCTATCACAATCGTATGTTGATTGAAAACATTAATTTAAGAGTATTAAAATCAGAAACACATGGTATCATTCTTGATAGTACCGAAGTGAAGAACGTATTAATAAAACTGCTATGCGGAGAATTAAAACTGAGTTACGGTAAAGTCTATATCATGGAAAACTTGATAAAGGATGCCGATATCAATAAAAAGCTTCGTAATCATGTTGCTTTAATCGATCAGACTAGACATCTGATCCCTACCCTCACTATATATGAAAATATATATTTTTCACAATTTCATATTTTGTACCTTAATCCAAAGCATTATTACAAATGCGCCAGGAATTTATTCGAGTATTTTAATATTGATATCCCACTGGATAAACCAGTAAAAGATTTGACAATATATGAGGGTGTAGTCATTGAATTGATGACCGCTTATGCTTTAGAACGCAAGTTAATTGTTCTTTCTAATATAACAAATATACTAAATAGCATTGAGGTTGCTTCTATCTTCAATCTGATTGATAAGTTAAAGAAAAAAGGACTTTCTTTTCTAGTAATTAATAATATTGAAGATATGAAGCTCCGGTATACCGATCGCTTAACCATTATTAAGGGTGGTAATACCATTGGAATCTTTGATTCTAAACAGATTAATAAGGATACCTTATATCGTATTTTTTATTACGATCAGGAAAATACTGATATTCAACACAGGTACAAATATAACAATAATTCAAGCAATGAGATTTTTTCAGTTCATAACTTAACCGATGATATATTAAAAAATATAAGCTTTCAAGTTCATAAGGGTGAAATTGTCCGCATTCTTTATACTGATGAAACCAGCGTTAATAGACTTATCTCCGTACTAAAAGGAGAACATACCTCATTTGTTGGTAACATTCTACTGGAGGGTCATAATTTTAAACCTATGTACGGTTACATGAATTATAAGAATGATATAGGTTTTGTGGAAGAGGACTCGATCGAAAGAATGTTATTCAAAAACCTAAGTGCTTTTGATAATCTAAGCTATCCCCTCAGTAATAAAGTCAAATGGTTCTGGCTCAAAAACAGGTACAAAAAAAGTATGGAGATACAATTACAGGATATTCTTGATCCAGAAAAGCTAAAGCATACCTTAAGTGCACTCTCCCCTGATGATCAGCTGAAAATAGTTTACTGTAAATGGCTATTATACAATCCAAAACTTCTTATTTGTGTGAAACCGTTCTCAGTTGCCGATGCTCAAAATCAGCTCACAGAGAAATTAATTACTTTACTTTCTGAGCGCGGTATCGCTATATTAATTATAACCTCCAGTTGGCCATCATTTAGTTCGATTAATGGTAAGATATTATATCTTCGTAATGGAGTATTAGAAAATAAATAG
- a CDS encoding sensor histidine kinase yields MMKSIPIMPRVILFLSIQTAFNLLWIMGSHNNIPEGLPYTIIGVVLNIIFLFLYYLFVIRSINLNNRLYHLFVEGKIYEELFKENIPFTAQSALVMNKFYQLLDKQDAINLSMKQAEYLALQNQINPHFLYNTLEAIRGDAIYAGVTSIAETTEALSSFFRYTITEVKALVTLADELQNAENYFKIQQYRFDDKIKMNIRFPENEENVTLLRLPKLTLQPIIENAVFHGLEGKVEGGCITIEIETTNKSLLITVSDNGLGIPPQTLSRLNASLEEAAIPTTHEEIKSKGGIALRNVSQRIKLLFGEDYGIHVYSTLGFGADVHITLPKIME; encoded by the coding sequence ATGATGAAATCCATACCCATTATGCCTAGAGTCATCCTCTTTCTTTCTATACAGACAGCCTTTAATCTTCTTTGGATTATGGGTTCTCATAACAATATTCCAGAGGGACTACCCTATACTATAATTGGTGTAGTTTTGAACATTATTTTTCTCTTCTTATATTATTTATTTGTAATACGTTCCATAAATCTTAATAATAGGCTTTATCATTTATTTGTTGAAGGAAAGATATATGAGGAATTATTTAAAGAGAATATTCCCTTTACAGCTCAGTCAGCCCTGGTGATGAATAAGTTTTATCAGCTGTTGGATAAGCAGGATGCGATCAATTTATCTATGAAGCAGGCGGAATATCTTGCATTGCAAAATCAAATTAATCCTCACTTTTTATACAATACATTGGAGGCGATCCGTGGTGATGCTATCTATGCAGGTGTAACAAGCATTGCCGAAACCACAGAGGCATTATCTTCCTTCTTTCGCTATACTATCACAGAGGTAAAAGCCTTGGTAACATTAGCAGACGAATTACAGAACGCTGAGAACTACTTTAAAATTCAGCAATATCGCTTTGATGACAAAATTAAAATGAATATACGTTTTCCAGAAAATGAGGAGAATGTTACATTATTAAGACTTCCAAAGTTAACGCTCCAGCCCATTATTGAAAATGCTGTTTTTCATGGCTTAGAAGGGAAGGTAGAGGGTGGATGTATCACGATTGAGATTGAAACAACAAATAAATCTTTATTAATTACTGTCTCCGATAACGGATTAGGAATACCACCTCAAACCCTGAGTCGATTGAATGCATCATTGGAAGAAGCAGCCATACCAACAACCCATGAAGAAATTAAATCAAAAGGTGGCATTGCTCTTCGGAACGTATCTCAGCGAATTAAGCTATTGTTTGGTGAAGATTATGGTATTCACGTCTATAGTACTCTGGGGTTTGGAGCTGATGTGCATATTACTCTCCCAAAGATTATGGAATAA